A stretch of Desulfobacter hydrogenophilus DNA encodes these proteins:
- a CDS encoding YebG family protein, which produces MPVIVQYIVVRDGDEKMTFATKKEADAYDKMLDIADNLFDFLQNSDIVLDETRKEEISLLFAERRDEVMPILRGVSPKAKNDRKKSASTSKVAKTRGKAVAKQAASKGADTSENQTISDVKSVPKPTTKAAPRTKGESSKKSE; this is translated from the coding sequence ATGCCCGTAATTGTCCAATATATTGTTGTCAGGGATGGAGATGAAAAAATGACATTCGCGACAAAAAAAGAAGCAGACGCCTATGACAAGATGTTAGATATTGCCGACAATTTGTTCGATTTTCTTCAAAACTCTGATATCGTTCTTGATGAAACCCGCAAAGAAGAAATTTCTCTTTTGTTTGCTGAAAGACGCGATGAGGTGATGCCTATTTTAAGGGGCGTCTCTCCCAAAGCCAAAAATGACCGGAAAAAGAGCGCGTCTACTTCCAAAGTGGCCAAAACCCGGGGTAAGGCAGTTGCAAAACAGGCGGCCTCCAAAGGGGCCGATACATCTGAAAACCAAACAATTTCTGACGTCAAATCTGTTCCCAAACCTACGACCAAAGCGGCTCCCCGCACAAAGGGGGAATCTTCAAAAAAGAGTGAATAG
- a CDS encoding glycoside hydrolase family 130 protein, whose product MAGSDSLIIQRYEKNPILTKYDVPYPVETVHNAGVVKHNNNYIMLFRSHLRNGRSIIGIAESRDGVRFVVRPEPFITPAKTEPFSVYEAYGVEDPRICPMEDGYWITYSVYSQHGVRVALAKTVDFERLERISLITQADYRNVVIFPEKINGRYARLDRPHSEISPWSIWISYSPDLVHWGDAKVVIKPMAYHWDEMKVGPGATPIKTKKGWLNIFHGVFKTMDGAVYRLGVALHDIQDPSRVLGVADGWILQPEDFWEISGYVHNVVFCCGAVAEEDGIVRIYWGGADSVICLGTALIDDLVELCLSTPRPAI is encoded by the coding sequence ATGGCAGGATCAGACAGTTTGATCATTCAGCGTTATGAAAAAAATCCAATACTTACAAAATATGATGTGCCTTACCCAGTGGAAACCGTTCACAACGCCGGAGTGGTCAAGCACAACAACAATTATATTATGTTATTCAGGTCTCACTTACGCAACGGCCGCTCAATCATCGGAATAGCGGAAAGCAGGGACGGTGTGCGTTTTGTGGTCAGGCCTGAACCGTTCATCACACCGGCCAAAACCGAACCGTTTTCCGTTTACGAGGCCTATGGCGTAGAAGATCCGAGGATCTGTCCCATGGAAGATGGATATTGGATCACCTACTCGGTCTATTCCCAGCATGGAGTGCGGGTGGCTTTGGCCAAAACTGTGGATTTTGAACGCTTGGAACGAATTTCTCTAATCACCCAAGCGGATTACCGCAACGTGGTCATTTTTCCTGAAAAAATAAACGGCCGCTATGCCCGGCTTGATCGGCCCCATTCTGAAATTTCGCCCTGGTCTATTTGGATTTCCTATTCACCGGATTTGGTGCATTGGGGGGATGCCAAGGTTGTCATCAAGCCAATGGCCTATCACTGGGATGAAATGAAAGTTGGACCGGGTGCAACGCCCATCAAGACAAAAAAAGGATGGCTGAACATCTTTCACGGTGTCTTTAAAACCATGGATGGTGCCGTTTATCGGCTTGGCGTTGCGCTCCACGATATTCAGGACCCGTCAAGGGTACTGGGAGTGGCCGATGGTTGGATACTCCAACCCGAAGATTTTTGGGAGATCAGCGGCTATGTTCACAATGTGGTTTTCTGCTGCGGCGCGGTGGCTGAAGAGGATGGAATCGTAAGAATCTATTGGGGTGGTGCAGACTCGGTCATATGTTTGGGTACCGCATTGATTGATGATCTGGTGGAGTTATGTCTCTCCACCCCCCGTCCTGCCATATGA
- a CDS encoding SIR2 family NAD-dependent protein deacylase, which produces MPVYFMDNLNKNIKQACQAIKDADALFITAGAGMGVDSGLPDFRGNAGFWKAYPPIAKLGKSFSEMADPVWFDKQPEVAWAFYGHRLNLYRETIPHEGFSKLLDLGRRKPYGYFVFTSNVDGQFQRAGFDDALIEECHGSIHHLQCNGPCSSDIWAIGEEKVNVDMETFRATGELPKCKNCGRLARPNILMFGDWNWISHRTSEQGARLQKWLEKLNSFNAKLAIIEMGAGLAVPTVRYKSQRTGRNLNSTLIRINPRDYHVGQGGIGLPLGAREGINRILC; this is translated from the coding sequence ATGCCGGTATATTTTATGGACAACCTAAACAAAAATATCAAACAGGCTTGCCAAGCAATTAAAGATGCAGACGCACTTTTTATAACGGCCGGTGCCGGTATGGGCGTCGATTCGGGTTTGCCTGATTTCAGGGGAAATGCAGGTTTCTGGAAAGCTTATCCGCCCATAGCGAAACTGGGTAAATCGTTTAGTGAAATGGCAGACCCTGTCTGGTTTGACAAACAGCCTGAAGTTGCCTGGGCGTTTTATGGGCACAGGTTGAATCTTTATCGTGAAACAATCCCCCACGAAGGCTTTTCAAAATTGCTTGATCTAGGAAGACGCAAGCCGTACGGATACTTTGTATTCACCTCGAATGTTGACGGGCAGTTTCAAAGAGCCGGCTTTGATGATGCATTGATTGAAGAGTGCCATGGTTCTATCCACCATCTTCAATGCAACGGACCATGTTCCAGCGACATATGGGCGATTGGGGAAGAAAAAGTCAATGTTGATATGGAAACGTTCAGGGCTACAGGCGAGTTGCCGAAATGTAAAAACTGTGGAAGACTGGCACGCCCCAATATTTTAATGTTTGGAGACTGGAACTGGATATCCCACCGCACCAGTGAACAAGGGGCACGTTTGCAGAAATGGCTTGAAAAGCTTAACAGCTTCAATGCAAAGTTGGCCATTATTGAAATGGGGGCAGGCCTTGCCGTACCTACGGTAAGATATAAATCCCAACGAACCGGCCGGAACTTAAATTCAACTTTGATACGCATCAACCCAAGGGATTACCATGTCGGTCAAGGCGGAATCGGCCTGCCGCTTGGCGCCAGGGAAGGCATAAACCGGATTTTGTGCTGA
- a CDS encoding ATP/GTP-binding protein, with amino-acid sequence MKSIARLILTILLFGICACAAQGNKMESQTGNQPRLTKLWETPKGLEVPESVLYDENHQIVYVSNISGKSTLKNNKGFIAKVGIDGSIKTLNWVTGLNAPKGMGIFGDMLYVTDIDQVHKISIPTGTIIKTWNVQGAKFLNDIAIDTHGNVFITDMVTQTIHSIKQGRLDSFLILDYPKTNGLFIEGTTLKVGTAQGIVTFDVHNKSATLEIAHQGGIDGIKPLGNGRYIVSDWKGKIQIIKKDTPALVLMDNSDQKNNTA; translated from the coding sequence ATGAAAAGCATTGCACGCTTAATTCTCACAATATTGCTTTTTGGGATCTGTGCCTGTGCCGCCCAGGGGAACAAGATGGAGAGCCAAACAGGGAATCAGCCGAGACTGACCAAATTATGGGAAACGCCCAAAGGACTTGAGGTTCCTGAATCAGTGCTCTACGATGAAAATCACCAGATCGTTTATGTCTCCAATATCAGCGGCAAATCCACCCTGAAGAACAACAAGGGATTCATTGCCAAAGTCGGAATAGATGGATCCATCAAAACCCTTAACTGGGTGACGGGACTGAACGCTCCCAAAGGCATGGGCATCTTTGGTGACATGCTTTACGTGACGGATATTGACCAGGTTCACAAGATTTCGATTCCAACCGGGACCATTATCAAAACCTGGAATGTTCAGGGGGCTAAATTTTTAAATGATATTGCAATTGATACCCATGGCAATGTTTTCATAACCGACATGGTAACCCAGACCATTCATTCCATAAAACAAGGGCGACTGGATTCCTTCCTGATTCTGGACTATCCTAAAACCAACGGGCTTTTCATTGAGGGAACCACTCTTAAGGTGGGAACGGCGCAAGGTATCGTAACCTTTGATGTTCATAACAAATCTGCCACCCTGGAAATTGCCCATCAAGGCGGTATCGACGGCATCAAGCCATTGGGTAATGGCCGGTACATTGTAAGTGACTGGAAAGGAAAAATACAAATAATTAAAAAGGATACCCCGGCGTTGGTTCTTATGGATAACTCTGATCAAAAAAATAATACAGCATAA
- a CDS encoding GFA family protein, translating to MENKFGPDYASLEDTEFVAKYQASCFCGAVRYEVSADPVDAKICHCTTCQRLHGAPMQWAAIFHKRHVRFTAGLENLIFYNSEQNQPERILPCKVRCGKCGTPIADEGHRMWLAFPSLFDFGHPANVPASFQPTCHLFYGTRVIEPHDDLPKWSGHKNHSELL from the coding sequence ATGGAAAACAAATTTGGACCTGATTACGCCTCCCTGGAAGACACAGAATTTGTAGCCAAGTACCAAGCCTCATGCTTTTGTGGCGCGGTTCGATATGAGGTGAGTGCTGATCCAGTGGATGCCAAAATTTGCCATTGCACGACTTGCCAGAGGCTACACGGTGCCCCTATGCAGTGGGCAGCAATTTTTCACAAACGCCATGTAAGATTCACCGCTGGTTTGGAGAATCTAATTTTCTATAATAGTGAACAAAACCAGCCAGAGCGCATTCTCCCCTGTAAAGTTCGCTGCGGCAAATGTGGCACCCCCATTGCCGACGAGGGACACAGAATGTGGCTCGCTTTTCCATCATTGTTTGATTTTGGACACCCCGCCAATGTGCCGGCGTCATTCCAACCGACCTGCCATCTTTTCTATGGTACAAGGGTTATCGAGCCTCATGATGATTTGCCCAAATGGTCCGGGCACAAAAATCATTCCGAGCTGCTGTAA
- a CDS encoding efflux RND transporter periplasmic adaptor subunit, translated as MPSFLLRLIRVAVVLLLAAGVALWLFFSREKPQKKEMAHTPPTVLCVPAVSGSSDMTVEAFGTVIPRNSVKLAMEIAGRIDYIHPDFREGARINKGEILLRIDQRTLVLDEKRARVQVDQSRADIRLLKQETLNLKADAGLAHSNLKLTSKELERFRALAKNQFASKTSLDKVEQQYLSAKNQLQKITNAQELVPSRMALKKSALASAQAALATARLMLEKSEIKADFYGFVMTKQVQVGEYVNPGQVLGVIYEKDALDVDIRIPLEELQWLGSAFEDGGRPPVRLTIANLEGGRSPVWPGHVVRIKAAVDEKTRTMPMTVEIGTLDVKDPLLLLRPGIFVKCRVKGEQKEDVFKVSRTLMRSPDTLYLARADHLVIKKVKVIRRFEEDVYITGGLAPGDLIVESPLPGALDGMPITVKKGGDNP; from the coding sequence ATGCCGTCTTTTCTACTTAGACTGATACGTGTGGCTGTGGTTCTGCTGCTTGCAGCAGGCGTGGCTTTGTGGCTGTTTTTTTCCAGGGAAAAACCCCAAAAAAAGGAAATGGCACACACGCCGCCGACGGTGTTATGTGTTCCGGCAGTATCGGGCAGTTCTGATATGACTGTTGAGGCCTTTGGGACGGTTATACCCCGGAACAGTGTGAAACTGGCCATGGAGATTGCGGGGCGCATTGATTATATCCACCCCGATTTCCGGGAAGGCGCACGCATTAATAAAGGCGAAATCCTTTTGCGCATTGATCAGCGTACCCTCGTCCTGGATGAAAAAAGAGCCCGGGTTCAGGTGGACCAGTCCCGGGCTGATATCCGTCTGCTTAAACAGGAGACACTGAATTTAAAGGCAGATGCCGGACTTGCCCACTCTAATCTGAAATTAACGTCCAAGGAACTGGAGCGGTTCCGGGCGTTGGCCAAAAATCAGTTTGCATCCAAAACCAGTTTGGATAAGGTGGAGCAGCAGTATCTGTCTGCGAAAAATCAGTTGCAGAAAATCACCAATGCCCAGGAACTTGTCCCCTCGCGCATGGCTTTGAAAAAATCGGCCTTGGCTTCGGCCCAGGCCGCACTTGCAACGGCTCGTCTGATGCTTGAAAAATCTGAAATTAAAGCCGATTTTTACGGATTTGTGATGACAAAACAGGTCCAGGTAGGGGAATACGTTAATCCGGGTCAGGTGCTTGGGGTTATATATGAAAAAGATGCCCTGGATGTTGATATTCGTATTCCCCTTGAAGAGCTTCAATGGTTGGGTTCTGCTTTTGAAGACGGGGGGCGGCCCCCAGTGCGTTTAACTATAGCCAATCTGGAAGGTGGACGCTCTCCGGTGTGGCCGGGCCATGTGGTCAGAATTAAAGCTGCCGTTGACGAAAAAACCCGGACCATGCCCATGACCGTTGAAATCGGCACCCTTGATGTCAAGGATCCTTTGCTGCTGCTCAGACCCGGTATTTTTGTCAAATGCCGTGTCAAAGGAGAACAAAAGGAGGATGTGTTTAAGGTGTCGCGAACACTTATGCGCTCTCCGGATACCCTGTATCTGGCCCGGGCAGATCATCTTGTGATTAAAAAGGTCAAGGTAATCCGGCGGTTTGAAGAAGATGTTTATATCACCGGGGGGCTGGCCCCGGGTGACCTGATCGTTGAATCACCCTTGCCCGGTGCTTTGGACGGTATGCCCATCACCGTTAAAAAGGGTGGGGACAACCCATGA
- a CDS encoding 4Fe-4S binding protein encodes MYKQWFGNWKRRLVQLVSLGIIGEWSFYGIFRCPFAVPYIGCGNCPVIQCPGRNLWMWGWILMGLSAVLFGRVFCGWICPGGLVSEILSMGAFFKNKINRIASNLFSVGKYIVLALSLYLFFVANNPRWAIPIRTGEFFKSVGLTFEHADPIWIYKTMAILIALGLSIFIPMFWCRFFCPTGGALELLSRFSLFRFITNEKCTSCDRCLKMCAMETRPSESNCVQCGDCLDTCKLDAVEWRSRIRST; translated from the coding sequence ATGTATAAGCAGTGGTTTGGCAACTGGAAACGGCGTCTGGTACAATTGGTCTCTTTAGGAATCATTGGTGAATGGTCTTTTTACGGCATTTTTCGCTGCCCCTTTGCCGTGCCTTACATTGGGTGCGGTAACTGCCCGGTGATCCAATGCCCGGGGCGAAATCTGTGGATGTGGGGATGGATACTGATGGGGCTTTCCGCTGTTTTGTTCGGTCGTGTCTTTTGCGGATGGATCTGTCCTGGCGGCCTGGTTTCTGAGATTCTGTCCATGGGCGCATTTTTTAAAAATAAAATCAACAGGATTGCATCGAACCTTTTTAGCGTCGGGAAGTACATCGTCCTGGCCCTTTCCCTGTATCTTTTTTTCGTGGCCAACAATCCCCGCTGGGCCATCCCTATACGGACCGGTGAATTTTTTAAATCCGTAGGCCTGACCTTTGAACATGCCGATCCCATCTGGATTTATAAAACAATGGCCATTTTGATCGCTTTGGGACTCAGTATATTTATTCCTATGTTTTGGTGCCGGTTTTTTTGCCCTACAGGCGGGGCTTTGGAGCTGCTGTCACGATTTTCCCTGTTTCGGTTTATAACGAATGAAAAGTGCACATCCTGCGATCGATGCCTCAAGATGTGTGCCATGGAAACACGACCCTCCGAGAGCAATTGTGTGCAATGCGGTGATTGCTTAGATACCTGTAAATTAGATGCCGTGGAGTGGCGGTCCAGGATCCGTTCAACCTGA
- a CDS encoding co-chaperone GroES, translating into MSISGERHIPEEEKTDGGIIIPDTAKEKPQEGRVVAVGPGEWNNDGDRMALEVKEGDRILFGKYAGTEIKIDGEEHIFMREDDILGILK; encoded by the coding sequence ATTTCCATATCAGGCGAGCGTCATATTCCAGAAGAGGAAAAGACAGACGGAGGGATTATTATCCCCGATACCGCCAAGGAAAAACCCCAGGAGGGTCGGGTCGTTGCTGTCGGACCCGGCGAATGGAATAATGACGGCGACCGTATGGCCCTGGAAGTAAAAGAAGGGGATCGCATCTTGTTCGGTAAGTATGCCGGCACCGAAATTAAAATTGATGGCGAAGAACACATTTTTATGCGTGAGGACGATATTTTAGGAATTTTGAAGTAA
- a CDS encoding cache domain-containing protein, which yields MLKNVIQNIFKTTSRRIAVPALLTIILYVIAMFILFLPHIEQSFISRKKEMIHELTETVWSLLDNYHERELSGELTRPEAQHRALLRIGNLRYGPEKKDYFWITDMAPRFILHPYRPNIVNKDLKDIRDPSIKSLYLKFNEMVAKKGAGFVDYQWQWKDDPNRISPKLSYIKGFQPWGWIVGTGMYLDDIYAEINAIRNNFMAISTAILGIALMLSIYSIRQSMKADNELMRTAIERKRLNESLKESKERFRSLLENTSDWIWESDEKGRYTYSSPRVEELLGFSSDETMHKTIMDFVPIDLKNLYQETFKNLLGSQKSFKGFETTCQKKNGQHVVVENNAVPVFSKNDGLLGYRGVTRDITDRKMAMEELKKSRDILHANLEETVKSLALAEEKRDPYTAGHQTRVDRLACAIARELGLSDHQIEGLHFAALLHDIGKIALPSEFLSKPTLLSHQEHEIIKCHSKVGYDILKNIHFPWPVAEIVYQHHEYLDGSGYPRNLTDKEILLEAKILTVADIVEAISSHRPYRPSLGMEAALEEIQNGRGIRYHAPSVDACLKLIKDEKMDIS from the coding sequence ATGCTGAAAAATGTAATACAGAATATATTCAAGACCACCTCCCGGCGAATTGCCGTGCCGGCACTTTTGACGATCATTCTTTATGTCATTGCCATGTTTATTCTCTTTCTTCCTCATATTGAACAAAGCTTTATCAGCAGGAAGAAGGAAATGATCCACGAGTTGACCGAAACGGTTTGGAGCCTGCTTGATAACTACCACGAACGCGAGCTGTCCGGCGAACTGACCCGCCCCGAGGCTCAACACCGAGCACTCCTCCGGATCGGTAACCTCCGGTACGGTCCTGAAAAAAAAGATTATTTCTGGATTACCGACATGGCGCCACGGTTTATTCTGCATCCGTATCGCCCGAATATTGTGAACAAAGACCTCAAGGATATTCGAGATCCAAGTATCAAAAGTCTTTATTTAAAATTTAACGAGATGGTTGCAAAGAAAGGCGCCGGGTTTGTTGATTATCAGTGGCAATGGAAAGACGACCCCAACAGAATTTCTCCCAAGCTGTCCTATATCAAAGGCTTTCAACCATGGGGCTGGATTGTGGGTACCGGTATGTATCTTGATGACATTTATGCGGAAATCAACGCCATACGCAATAATTTTATGGCTATTTCCACCGCTATCCTTGGCATCGCCCTGATGCTATCCATATATTCCATTCGCCAGTCCATGAAGGCCGACAATGAATTGATGCGAACCGCCATTGAACGCAAGAGACTGAACGAATCGCTCAAAGAAAGCAAAGAGCGCTTCCGGAGCCTTCTGGAAAACACCAGTGACTGGATATGGGAAAGCGATGAAAAGGGGCGGTATACTTATTCAAGCCCCAGGGTGGAAGAGTTGCTGGGTTTCTCCTCGGATGAAACAATGCACAAAACCATCATGGATTTCGTGCCCATCGATTTAAAAAATCTGTATCAGGAAACCTTCAAAAATCTGCTTGGCAGCCAAAAATCATTTAAAGGGTTTGAGACCACATGCCAGAAAAAAAACGGCCAGCATGTGGTTGTCGAAAACAATGCGGTGCCGGTTTTTTCAAAAAATGACGGGCTTTTGGGATACAGAGGGGTGACGCGGGACATCACAGACCGGAAAATGGCCATGGAAGAGCTTAAAAAGAGTCGAGACATCCTGCATGCAAACCTTGAGGAGACCGTGAAGTCATTGGCCCTTGCCGAAGAAAAACGTGATCCCTACACTGCCGGCCATCAGACACGGGTTGACCGATTGGCCTGTGCCATTGCACGAGAACTTGGACTTTCAGATCATCAGATTGAAGGACTGCACTTTGCTGCACTGCTACATGATATCGGCAAAATTGCCCTGCCGTCCGAATTTCTGTCCAAACCGACGCTTTTGTCCCATCAGGAGCATGAAATAATCAAATGCCATTCCAAAGTTGGGTATGATATTTTGAAAAACATTCATTTCCCATGGCCGGTTGCGGAAATCGTATACCAGCACCACGAATACCTTGACGGTTCGGGCTATCCCAGGAATCTGACCGATAAGGAAATTCTTCTTGAAGCGAAAATACTGACGGTTGCCGATATCGTTGAGGCCATATCATCCCACCGCCCCTACAGGCCGTCTCTTGGTATGGAAGCCGCACTGGAGGAGATACAGAACGGCCGGGGAATTCGATATCATGCACCTAGCGTGGACGCCTGCCTGAAGCTCATTAAAGATGAAAAAATGGATATTTCGTGA
- a CDS encoding alpha/beta hydrolase has protein sequence MRQNIVMIHGMWGGGWYWEKYKKFFTEKGYKCHTPYLRYHNVDPKAEPDPRLGTTSLIHYAQDLEDYIKKKGFNTKPIIVGHSMGGLLAQILGARGVASALVLLTPASPAGIFSLNFSVIKTFWPILFKWGFWKKPHSLPFKNSVYGMMHLMSENDQHKHYDQCVHESGKAATEIAFWQQAAYVDESKVKCPVLVVAGKKDRITPAAGVKKVAQKYGAFPKDYKCFDKHAHMVVCEPGWEDVAGGVWEWLKDTQSKTDGI, from the coding sequence ATGAGACAAAATATAGTAATGATTCATGGGATGTGGGGAGGGGGATGGTATTGGGAAAAATACAAAAAATTTTTCACTGAAAAAGGATATAAATGTCACACACCCTATCTTCGTTACCACAATGTCGATCCAAAAGCCGAACCTGATCCCCGGCTTGGAACGACCAGTCTGATCCATTATGCCCAGGATCTTGAAGATTACATTAAAAAAAAAGGATTCAATACAAAACCCATCATAGTGGGCCACTCCATGGGGGGCCTGCTGGCGCAAATACTTGGCGCCCGGGGAGTCGCTTCTGCGCTTGTACTTTTAACGCCTGCCTCTCCCGCTGGTATTTTTTCATTGAATTTTTCGGTTATAAAAACGTTTTGGCCGATATTATTTAAATGGGGTTTCTGGAAAAAACCGCATTCCTTGCCGTTTAAAAATTCCGTGTATGGAATGATGCACCTTATGAGCGAAAATGACCAGCACAAGCATTACGACCAGTGCGTGCACGAATCTGGAAAGGCTGCCACAGAAATCGCATTTTGGCAGCAGGCAGCCTATGTAGACGAATCCAAGGTAAAATGCCCTGTCCTTGTGGTGGCTGGTAAGAAAGACCGCATTACACCAGCAGCGGGAGTAAAAAAGGTAGCTCAAAAATATGGCGCGTTTCCAAAGGATTACAAGTGCTTTGATAAACACGCCCACATGGTGGTTTGTGAGCCTGGATGGGAGGATGTTGCCGGGGGGGTTTGGGAATGGTTAAAAGACACACAATCCAAAACTGACGGAATATAG
- a CDS encoding YheU family protein, producing MTAVKIPYEQLSTEALHGVIEQFVTRDGTGYGEVEIPLYTINGHFRFSRRVRVSYLHPVD from the coding sequence ATGACCGCAGTAAAAATTCCCTATGAGCAACTGAGCACCGAGGCATTGCATGGCGTCATTGAACAATTTGTAACCAGGGATGGCACGGGCTATGGTGAAGTGGAGATCCCCCTGTATACCATAAATGGACACTTTCGTTTTTCTCGACGTGTTCGAGTTTCATATTTACATCCAGTTGATTGA
- a CDS encoding isochorismatase family protein, translating into METHECVLQTCLDLMKSDFQVHLVADAVASRVNENRDIANDLLKQAGAVISSTEIVIFQWALRANTDDFRKILPIVN; encoded by the coding sequence ATGGAAACCCATGAATGTGTCCTGCAAACCTGCTTGGATCTCATGAAGTCCGATTTCCAGGTACATCTGGTGGCAGATGCCGTGGCCTCCCGTGTAAATGAGAACCGAGATATCGCCAATGATCTGCTGAAACAGGCCGGTGCTGTGATCAGTTCCACCGAAATTGTTATTTTTCAATGGGCTTTACGGGCGAATACCGATGATTTTCGGAAAATTCTGCCTATTGTCAATTAG
- a CDS encoding substrate-binding domain-containing protein, producing MEKNGLSRRRFLKTGGLALGAGLAAASPGFSQTYAQESLQVWSCGGLAEAFQPANHEFEKLTKASIAYTGAFAGALGKSLLTGSARTEVFGPRVLELAKKLKAQGKMLWFKPLCFTQYVVATPKGNPAGIESIKDMGKSGVKTILAPEASPPGGKASMIILKKAGVEDKARANAVFVGDCVQTAVTDLVTGKADAAVIEKRIIHLPQFRGKLDTLPIPEAFIPPAPVPFTIGVMKWAKNRALAEAFVDFILSDKGQVWFHRAGFIPAQTEEGQRLTRKYGVMDV from the coding sequence ATGGAAAAGAACGGATTAAGTCGCCGTAGATTTTTAAAAACAGGGGGGCTTGCATTGGGAGCGGGGCTGGCTGCCGCGTCACCGGGGTTTTCGCAAACCTATGCCCAAGAATCCCTTCAAGTCTGGTCCTGCGGCGGCCTTGCCGAGGCCTTTCAACCGGCAAACCATGAATTTGAAAAACTCACCAAAGCCTCCATCGCTTATACCGGCGCCTTTGCCGGTGCTCTGGGAAAATCGCTGTTGACCGGGAGTGCCAGGACCGAGGTTTTTGGCCCGCGGGTTCTGGAACTGGCCAAAAAACTAAAGGCCCAGGGTAAGATGCTCTGGTTTAAGCCCCTGTGCTTTACACAATATGTGGTGGCTACCCCCAAGGGAAATCCTGCCGGAATAGAATCCATTAAGGATATGGGAAAAAGTGGTGTCAAAACCATCCTGGCGCCGGAGGCCTCTCCTCCAGGCGGCAAGGCCAGCATGATCATTTTAAAAAAAGCTGGGGTTGAAGACAAGGCAAGAGCCAATGCCGTGTTCGTGGGAGACTGCGTTCAGACAGCCGTCACCGATCTGGTCACGGGGAAAGCGGATGCCGCCGTAATTGAAAAGCGTATCATCCATCTGCCCCAGTTTAGGGGCAAGTTGGATACCCTGCCCATACCCGAGGCCTTTATCCCTCCGGCACCTGTTCCTTTTACCATTGGTGTAATGAAATGGGCCAAAAACAGGGCGCTTGCAGAAGCCTTTGTGGATTTTATTTTGTCGGACAAGGGACAGGTCTGGTTCCACCGGGCGGGATTTATCCCTGCCCAGACAGAAGAAGGTCAACGACTGACCAGAAAATATGGGGTGATGGATGTATAA
- a CDS encoding plasmid pRiA4b ORF-3 family protein: MVRKNNRDSKSLYQIKVTLVGSKPPIWRRLIVKDNIRLDQLHSVLQVAMGWFNYHLHQYRVGRSYIGIPDKDTDFDVTDERMVYLQDIMSNVKDNFIYEYDFGDGWEHKIVLEKILPLDSSESPVVIKGKKACPPEDCGGIWGYSDFLAAIQDPKHEEHEEMMEWVGGEFDPDEFNMNFINKKLNDLKF, encoded by the coding sequence ATGGTGAGAAAAAATAATAGAGATTCAAAATCATTGTACCAAATCAAAGTTACTTTGGTTGGAAGCAAACCCCCAATATGGAGAAGATTGATCGTTAAAGACAATATCCGTTTAGATCAATTGCATTCTGTCTTGCAGGTAGCAATGGGATGGTTTAATTACCATTTGCATCAATATAGAGTTGGAAGATCATATATTGGAATTCCAGACAAGGATACTGATTTTGATGTAACCGATGAGAGGATGGTTTACTTACAGGACATTATGTCCAATGTAAAAGACAATTTTATTTATGAATATGATTTTGGTGATGGTTGGGAGCATAAAATCGTTCTTGAGAAAATTCTTCCTTTGGATTCTTCTGAATCGCCTGTGGTTATTAAGGGAAAAAAAGCATGTCCTCCAGAGGACTGCGGTGGTATTTGGGGGTACTCCGATTTTTTGGCTGCAATTCAAGATCCGAAACATGAAGAGCATGAGGAAATGATGGAATGGGTTGGAGGGGAATTTGATCCTGATGAATTTAACATGAACTTTATTAACAAAAAACTTAATGATCTTAAATTTTAG